The DNA sequence TGCCGGACGGGCATCCGACCATCCAGGCGGCCCTGGACGCGGCGGCGGCGGGGGACACGGTGCTGGTGGCGCGGGGCCACTACCACGAGCGGCTGGTGATGCCGCCACGGGACATCTGCCTGATCTCCGACATCCTGGTGACGGGGGACACCCTGGCCCTGGAGGAGACCATCATCGACGGGGATCTACAGGGCTCCACCATCACGATCAACACATCACCTATTTATGATTATTCTATAGTTGGATTCACAATCAGTGGGGGATTGGGAGGATTTAGGATTGGCGGAGGAATCCATATTGTTGAAGCTGGCAATGTCGTGCTTAAGCACCTGAAATTTGATGGAAATACTAGTGTGTTTAGTGGTGCGGGGGTGTTGGCTTCAGCTCCTATGAATATAAGCCTTGAGTTCATGAAAATCGGTTCAAACGAGACCTCGGGGACTATAATTTCTGTGTACTCGTTGGGAAAAACATATTTTCGTGGTCTGTCTGTCAGATCACCGTGCCCACACAATGTTTTGAGCGCACACGCCGCCGATACCTTGATTGTCCGCGAAATCCTTATTGCCAATCAAAACCGGGCACCCAGCCTTGTGCTTGGCACCACCGGCCAACACAACAACGGCCACACGGATGTTCGAGACATCACCCTGCGCAACAACACCTTCTCCACGGGCACGGTCATGCGCGTGGGGTCGACCTCGCGCATCAAGGCGCGCAACATCTGGTGGACGGACAACCGCCAGACGGGGCATTCCTTCCCCTATGCCTCGGTGACAGGCGTGTACCTGGACGCCCTGTCGGACGTGGACGCGGACAGTGTGTACTTCCTGCGCAACCGGACCTCCATCGGCCAAGCGGCGGGCGGCATCGTCTCAGGACAGGGCATGGCCCATGTCAAGCATCTGGTCGTCCGGGACTGTGTGGTGGGGGACAGCACCTATGTGAACACCCAGGTCACGAACAGCAATGCCCTGTTTTATACGAATCCCGGAATCGTCACCCACTCGGAGTTCAGCAACAACGTCTTCATCAATGCCCCCAACCCCGACAACCCACTGGAGGATTGGAAAGGCGCTTCCCTGTTGACGATGCATCCATCATGGCTTCTGGACAGTTGCCGCTTCATCAACAATCATGTCATTGAGTTGTCAGACTACGCCGCAATTGGGTTGCCCATGTCAGGAAAGGAGGGCCGCCTCGTTGCGGTGAGTCCTTCTACTTTGCGCAACTTCCGGATCAGCAATTGTGTCTTCGAGGGGAATCGAAACTCCAACATGGCGCCGGAATATCATTGGACCTGGAACGTGGTTTATGGGGCTGCGACAAACATTGGATCAATGATCAAGTTCTACCTTGATCCTTACCTTGTGAATACCAATTACAGGATGGAGAACTGCCTGTTCCGCGACAACGACGAGGGCGGGGTGGACATCCGCGGCAATGACTTCACCATGCGGAATGTGGCGCTGATCAATGGGTCCAGGCTGGGTGTCCGCGCCTCAGTCCGCAGCATCCGCATGGACAATGTGTTGATCGACGGTGTGCGGGCGGTGGATCCCATTCCGCTGGAGTCGGAGCAGATGGCTCTGCTCATCTGGAGCGATGATTCATCCCATGTCACGAACACCACCATCCTGAACTGCGATACGCCATATCTGGTGCAGCCCGGCTATCGCACGCAACTTGGGGTGGAAAGGGGTCGGGTGGTGTTCACCAATTGCTTGTTCCGGGACAACACCTATGGCGCGATGGAGGCCGATCCCAGGGGCTTTGGCCCCATGGACGACGGTCAACCCTTGCCCGGCATCTACCGCCACAGCCTGCTGCCAGAGCCCCGCCTGCTGCAGGACCAGTGCCTGGTGGCGGTGGATCCCCTTTTCGATGAGATCCTGGGCGCGCCCTTCCTCTCCCCTGAATCCCCCTGCGTGGATGCGGGCCACCCGGCGTCGGCCTATGAGGACCCCGAGGACCCGGACAACCCCGGCTTCGCCCTCTGGCCCAGCCAGGGCACTCTGCGAAATGACATGGGCTTCACGGGTGGGCCCCACGCCGCCCTCTACGACACCACTTGGACCCACCTTCCCACGTGGGAGCCGAAAGTGCGACCCCCGGTTTTTTCCCTGGGCGCGCCCTGGCCCAACCCCTTCAACCCCGTGACGCACATCCCCCTCACGCTCCTGCGTCCCATGCCCGTCCGCCTCGTCGTGCACAACCTGCTGGGGCAGCAGGTGGCCGTCCTGGTCGATGGCCTCCTGCCGGCGGGCACGCACCACCTGCCCTTCCAGGCCGGTCGCCTGGCAAGCGGCCTCTATCTGGTCACGTTGGAGGCGGCGGGGCGGGCGCAGACGAGGACGGTGACGCTGCTACGCTGATGCTGGGCGAATTCCCACCGAGGCAACAATCTCCAACAAGCAGTGCCCTGCATCGCATGGCGCGGGTAACGCTGCGTCAGCTCTGCCCGATGGGAAAGACCGCCCAGAGCAAGTGCAGGGCACCCGTGTCCTTGACGAACACATCTGTCACGCGCGCCGCGCCGAACTGGGCCTCCAGGGCGTGCAAGCGCGTGAGCAGGGACTCCAGGGCGCTGACGGTGGACGTGTGCCCGATGGCGGCAATGCGCTGCTACTTGCCTGGGAAAGCGCTTGTTTGTACTGCATGTCCAAATGCAGGATGTGCACCAGCCACCACTGCCGCAGGTAGTGCTTCAGCTCAAGCAACACCGATTCGCCACCATCCTCCAGCTCTGCGCAGAACCCAGCCACCGCCGCAATATAGGCCGTGTGCTCAGCCCGGTGCGCAGCCAGCCCCGGATAGCCAGCCTGAGCCATCAGCAGCTCTTCCTCCTCGAAGTGCCCCTGCGCGTACGCTGTCAATCGCGTCAAGACGTCATCCAGTATCTCCCGACTTGCCGAACCATCAATATTATACAGATCTTGCAGAATTCGGAAAATCTCCTTGTGTTGGAAATCCAGACTCGCAACACCCACGCTGTACGACGCTGTCCACTCCGATTCCCAATTCATGATTCCTCCTGCAGTTGCTCCCCGTCCCGCGTTACAGGACCATCGCCGCCAGGCGCGGCCAACTCTGCAAGTATCGGCCGGCTCGGTTCTACATTTGAACCATGTCAAAAAGAAAACTGCCATTTCCATGTGGGAGGTTCAATTCGGCCCGCAATGCTTCCGATACCTGTCCCCGAATCTGGCGTGAGTCAGCGACCGTCACGCAGCACAGATCGAAGCGATTGGAGGACCCCATGACGCGAATCCTCGAACAGACTCCCATCCGGCGCAAGATGCTCGCAGCCCTCGCCCCGCCTTTGGCCGGCATGCTCGCTTTCGTGCTCCTGCTGGCTGGCGCGCGCATGAAGACAGTCACGGACAGCCGCTTGCAAGTCCAGCTCAGTCAGCTCAGCGCCGAAACCAGCGCTCTTGTCCACGAATTGCAGCGCGAACGCGGTCTCTCCGCCGGCTGGCTCGGCGGGAACCGCGCCTTCGCCGACGCGCTGGGCGCCCAGCGGCCTGAAACCGACCGCCGGCTCAAGGCCCTCGCCGCCAGTCTTGATGGCCGCCTCCACGCTGAAGTACGTCGCGCTTTCGAGGGATCCGCACCGCTCGATCCGCCCACCGCCACCACCCTCGCCGATCTCCGGTGGCGCGTCGACGAGCACACCCTCACTGGCGCCCAGGCAACAGAGCCCTACACCGACTGGATCCAAGGCCTGCTCCGCGCCGTCGAACAGCTCGGAACCATCGATGCCGACCCGCGCCTACTGCGCATCCGAAGCGCCTACGCCTTCCTGCTCCAAGCCAAGGAACGCGCTGGCCAAGAGCGCGCCGTCGGTGCGATCGGACACGCAGAAGGCCTCTTCCGCCCCGAAATCCATCAGCGCTTCCTCGCCCTGCTCGCCGAACAGAACGCCTACGCCGAGCTCTTCACCCGCGACGCACTCCCCGACGCCCGCCAAGCCCTCGAAGCTGTCGAAAATGGTCCCGCCGGCAGAACCCTTCGCACCCTGCGCGACGCGGCGATCGCCAGCCGAACCCACGACACACCCCTGGTCGCCAGCGCCGACGACTGGTTCACTGCCGCCACCACCCGCATCGACGGCCTCAGGTCCGTCGAAGATCTCGTCACACGCCAGCTCGTCGACGAAGCCGGACACCTCGCACGCCAGGCCGGAACCGCCCTCGGATCCTTCCTGCTTCTGGCCGGACTGCTCGCTGGCGTCAGCCTCGGCCTCGCCCTGCTCGTCGTGCGCTCCACCGCCGGGCCTCTTGTCGGAATCACCGCCGCCATGGGCCGCCTCGCCAACGGCGACACCGATCTCGACATCCCCGGCCTTGGCCGCGGCGACGAGGTCGGACGCATGGCTGCCGCCGTCGAGATCTTCCGCGAGAACGCGGTCCGCATCCGCGCCCTCGAAGCCGAGCAAGCCGAACAGGAACAGCGCACCGCCGCCGAGAAAAAGCGCGCCATGGACGAACTCGCTCGCGCCTTCGAAGACAGCGTCGGCACCATCGTCGGCACTGTCTCCTCCGCCGCCGTCGAACTCGAAGCCACCGCACGCTCCATGTCCGCCATCGCCGAAGAAGTCAACGCCCAGTCCGTATCCGTCGCCGCGGCGTCCGAACAGGCCACCGTCAATGTCCAATCCGTCGCTGCCGCCGCCGAGGAACTCAGCGCATCAATCGGCGAAATCCGCCGGCAGTCCACCGGTGCCGCCGACACCGCCGACAATGCCGTCCGCCAAGTCCAGGAAGCCGTTGAGCAGGTCCGCGACCTGGCCGTGGCCGCCGGCGAAATCGGCAAGGTCGTCGAACTCATCAAGGCCGTCGCCGATCAGACTAACCTGCTCGCCCTCAATGCCACGATCGAGGCGGCCCGCGCCGGCGATGCCGGCAAAGGATTCGCCGTCGTTGCCGCTGAAGTCAAAACCCTCGCCAACCAAACCGCAGGCGCGACCGACGAGATCGCCACCCAGGTCGGCACAGTCCAGGAAAAAACCCGATCCGCCGCCGATGTCATCGACGCCATCGGCCGCG is a window from the bacterium genome containing:
- a CDS encoding bacteriohemerythrin; this translates as MNWESEWTASYSVGVASLDFQHKEIFRILQDLYNIDGSASREILDDVLTRLTAYAQGHFEEEELLMAQAGYPGLAAHRAEHTAYIAAVAGFCAELEDGGESVLLELKHYLRQWWLVHILHLDMQYKQALSQASSSALPPSGTRPPSAPWSPCSRACTPWRPSSARRA
- a CDS encoding nitrate- and nitrite sensing domain-containing protein: MTRILEQTPIRRKMLAALAPPLAGMLAFVLLLAGARMKTVTDSRLQVQLSQLSAETSALVHELQRERGLSAGWLGGNRAFADALGAQRPETDRRLKALAASLDGRLHAEVRRAFEGSAPLDPPTATTLADLRWRVDEHTLTGAQATEPYTDWIQGLLRAVEQLGTIDADPRLLRIRSAYAFLLQAKERAGQERAVGAIGHAEGLFRPEIHQRFLALLAEQNAYAELFTRDALPDARQALEAVENGPAGRTLRTLRDAAIASRTHDTPLVASADDWFTAATTRIDGLRSVEDLVTRQLVDEAGHLARQAGTALGSFLLLAGLLAGVSLGLALLVVRSTAGPLVGITAAMGRLANGDTDLDIPGLGRGDEVGRMAAAVEIFRENAVRIRALEAEQAEQEQRTAAEKKRAMDELARAFEDSVGTIVGTVSSAAVELEATARSMSAIAEEVNAQSVSVAAASEQATVNVQSVAAAAEELSASIGEIRRQSTGAADTADNAVRQVQEAVEQVRDLAVAAGEIGKVVELIKAVADQTNLLALNATIEAARAGDAGKGFAVVAAEVKTLANQTAGATDEIATQVGTVQEKTRSAADVIDAIGRVIVNLNENAGAISGSVEQQSDATGEIARNVEQAAAGTREVGASIAGVNQAANEAGSAAAQVLSASRELAANAACLKAEVDGFIQRIRAA